Proteins co-encoded in one Setaria viridis chromosome 9, Setaria_viridis_v4.0, whole genome shotgun sequence genomic window:
- the LOC117836894 gene encoding E3 ubiquitin-protein ligase WAV3, which produces MMTAWERARRALATRLCMRFPARHVAVEDVPRGLEDVVEPFPAAEEEAEEEQQQDEREKSVGVVSPAPASARRASRSGSRSSAKICAICLGAMKSGQGQALFTAECSHKFHFHCISSNVQHGNKVCPICRALWKELPFQGPLISDAAHGTARVNPSRWAQAGMLSANPLDELPVFRTPESAVFDDDEQINPPSESHDGDETPASLEITTHTEFPAVQETVAQENFAILIHLKAPPASASIGTRAPLDLVTVLDVSGSMAGTKLGLLKRAMRFLIQNLRPIDRLSVIAFSTSAWRLFPLRKMTEFGQDQSLQAISSLVANGGTNIAEGLWKAARVMEDRQASNPVSSIIILSDGVDTHTLPHAPRNGPPLDYGRLVPRSILPGSGHHVPIHAFGFGLDHDSRAMHALSEMSRGTFSFIDDAVGSSIQDAFAQCMGGLLSVVVQEAQLSIECAGEGVLVTSIKSGGYASGVDGNGRGGFVDIDHLYADEEKDFLVTVRVPAAHGDTELIRASCEYRDAVSGETVQVVGDLVTVPRPPGPVTAAMSLQVEREWHRVHATEDMAAARAAAEEHDYERAASILESRRLALESHAPLSSDRQTQALVAELREMQERALNSQRYNESGRAYMLSGLSSHSFQRATARGDSTELTGLVHTYQTPSMVDMLHRSQALLPEVVVALNRSPTIALSRNPPPPVVQRSVRPSFRATKSFTGRSS; this is translated from the exons ATGATGACGGCGTGGGAGCGCGCCAGGCGCGCTCTCGCCACCAGGCTCTGCATGCGCTTCCCAGCGAGGCACGTGGCCGTCGAGGACGTGCCGCGTGGGCTGGAAGACGTGGTTGAGCCGTTCcctgcggcggaggaggaggcggaagaggagcagcagcaggatgagagggagaAGTCGGTGGGCGTTGTGTCCCCTGCGCCGGCGTCCGCGCGGCGGGCGTCCAGGTCCGGGAGCCGGAGTTCCGCG AAGATATGTGCCATTTGCCTCGGTGCCATGAAGTCCGGTCAAGGCCAAGCTTTGTTCACTGCTGAATGCTCCCACAAGTTCCATTTCCACTGCATCTCTTCAAATGTGCAGCACGGCAACAAAGTCTGCCCTATCTGCCGTGCTTTATGGAAGGAGCTGCCTTTCCAGGGACCTCTGATTTCAGATGCTGCTCATGGGACAGCCAGAGTAAACCCATCCAGGTGGGCCCAGGCGGGCATGTTATCTGCCAATCCGCTGGACGAGCTCCCAGTCTTCCGCACTCCGGAGTCTGCAGTTTTTGATGACGATGAGCAGATAAATCCTCCGTCCGAAAGCCATGATGGGGATGAGACTCCTGCTTCACTTGAGATCACGACACACACTGAATTCCCAGCCGTTCAAGAGACCGTGGCACAGGAGAACTTTGCCATCTTGATCCACCTGAAGGCTCCGCCTGCGTCGGCGTCGATTGGCACCCGCGCGCCGCTGGACCTGGTGACCGTGCTTGACGTGAGCGGGAGCATGGCGGGCACCAAGCTTGGGCTCCTGAAGCGCGCCATGAGGTTCTTGATCCAGAACCTTCGCCCTATCGACCGGCTCTCCGTCATCGCCTTCTCCACGTCGGCTTGGAGGCTGTTCCCGCTCCGGAAGATGACTGAGTTCGGACAGGACCAGTCGCTGCAGGCTATCAGCTCCCTTGTCGCCAATGGTGGCACCAACATTGCTGAAGGGCTGTGGAAAGCTGCCAGGGTGATGGAGGACAGGCAGGCGAGTAACCCCGTGTCCAGCATCATCATCCTCTCGGACGGCGTGGACACCCACACCCTCCCGCATGCACCGCGGAACGGCCCGCCGCtggactacgggcggctcgtcCCACGCTCGATCCTCCCCGGGAGCGGCCACCACGTGCCGATCCACGCCTTCGGCTTCGGCTTGGACCATGACTCGAGGGCGATGCATGCCCTCTCCGAGATGTCCAGGGGCACGTTCTCGTTCATCGACGACGCCGTGGGCTCCTCGATCCAGGACGCGTTCGCGCAGTGCATGGGAGGCCTCCTCAGCGTGGTGGTGCAGGAGGCGCAGCTGAGCATCGAGTGCGCCGGCGAAGGCGTGCTGGTGACGTCCATCAAGTCCGGCGGCTACGCCAGTGGAGTGGATGGCAACGGGCGCGGCGGGTTCGTCGACATCGACCACCTCTACGCCGACGAGGAAAAGGACTTCCTGGTCACCGTGCGCGTCCCGGCCGCGCACGGGGACACCGAGCTGATCCGGGCAAGCTGCGAATACCGCGACGCGGTCTCCGGGGAGACCGTCCAGGTGGTGGGCGACCTGGTGACCGTCCCTCGCCCGCCGGGCCCCGTGACCGCGGCGATGTCGCTGCAGGTGGAGCGCGAGTGGCACCGCGTCCACGCCACGGAGGACATggccgcggcgcgggccgcCGCGGAGGAGCACGACTACGAGCGCGCCGCGTCAATCCTGGAGTCCCGCCGCCTGGCGTTGGAGTCGCACGCGCCGCTGTCCTCGGACAGGCAGACGCAGGCGCTGGTGGCGGAGCTGCGGGAGATGCAGGAGCGCGCGCTCAACTCCCAGAGGTACAACGAGTCCGGCCGCGCCTACATGCTGTCCGGCCTGAGTTCCCACTCGTTCCAGCGCGCCACGGCGCGCGGCGACTCGACGGAGCTCACGGGCCTCGTCCACACCTACCAGACGCCGTCCATGGTCGACATGCTGCACCGCTCCCAGGCGCTCCTGCCGGAGGTCGTCGTGGCGCTGAACCGGTCCCCGACGATCGCGCTGTCGCGCAACCCACCGCCCCCCGTCGTGCAACGCAGTGTCCGGCCGTCGTTCAGGGCGACCAAGTCCTTCACCGGGCGGTCATCGTGA